CCATCCACATGATTAGTTAAAATCCGATCATGCAAGTCTGTTAGCTTCTCTGACAATTTAATCAAGGTCAGCTTATGATCACTTTCAGTCTCGTAATATTGCTCTTGCGTCATATCAAAGTAGTCTTTAAGCGGCTTGTTTAAAATATGCAAGCTATCAACTGCACGATAAACAGCATCTGCATCAAACGCTATTTCCTTATTCAAAATCTTTTCTTGGTTCGCGGCCAAGTCATCGGCCAAAGTCATTGTCTCTAACTTATCCATGGTATCCTCCTAAAGTTCAACTTATATTATACCAAAAATAGTTATTAAACTAGTCCCTTTATCACTTCTCAACGATAAATTCTTTAATTTTATTTCAAATTGGCAACTATCTGTTCAGCAATATTTTTAACTTATTCCGACTTGACCAAAAGCGCCCTTGAAATTTCTATACTTTGGCTTCAGCTAGTAACTTGTGTATTGCTCTTATTAATAGGCTAATAGCTATATATATAGTATTACTTTTCATAACGCAAATGATACTTAATTATGTATGACTTCTCCTCGCCCTTTTTCAATTCAATTGCGGAAAAGTCTCGCGCACTGCCAGCTTTAGCCAAAGTCTGCGGCTCAAGCGCAATTCCTTCGTATGGTTGACCCACACCATTAGTTCTAATCAAGTTCATCTCATCTTTAGTAAATGAATTAGCAGTAAACATTACCAAGCCGTTTCTATCGGACTCAATACCCACACTAGTGTCAGTTTCTGGGTCTACTAACTTGGCGATCAAATTGTCATCGTCTGGCTTAACTGCAAAAATATCATCAAAACCTTTTTCAGCAGTATCACTCATTCCAGCAATTGCTTTGCCCAAACTTGTTGGTTGCTGAAAATCAAACGGAGTATGTCCAACTGAAATTTGCTTACCAGTTGGGATCTTATTATTGTCTAACTCCTGAATTTGCGCCGCATTTACCTTCAGTACCTGCCTAGTAATCGTATCATCAATACCTAAATTGAAGTAAACATGCTGCGTTGGGTTAAAGACCGTATCAGCCGTGCTCGTAGCATTGTACTTGATACCAACAATATCATCAGATGACAGGGTGTAAATAATCTTTACTTGTAATTCGCCTGGGTAACCATCATCTTTTTGTAAATGACTCATTTCAATTGCATCACCTTCAGCAGTTGAAATAATTTTGCCCCGCCAAATTTGACTATTAAAGCCTGTTGGTCCACCATGCAAAGTTGTTGTCCCCTCATTTTGTGGTAATTGCGTTGTCTGACCATCAAGGACAATTTGCCCATTCATAATTCGCCCAGCTGTTCGACCAATCGCCATGCAAACATAAAATGGGTTGGCAAGATAGTCTTTACTATGATAGTAATTTAAAACTATATTGTGTGTGCCCTTCTTACTTGGCACCTTGATTTCATAAATTGTTGAGCCTAAAGTTAACAGTGATAATGTCACCCCGTTAGCATTTGTCAGACTCAACTTTTGAATTTTATGACCCTGATATTCGTCAAATTCACTAATTATTCCATGTACGTCTTTCATTTTTATCCTCCTAAAATTTATTTCTTGTATTCGCTTACATTAATATATTACTTTTACTACTCAATGGCAAATTAATTATTAGTACCATAAAATCTGCATTATTATTTCCACCATTTTTTGCGTACTTAATATTAAGCAAGTAAAATAAAGTTCAAAGGAGCTATTAATATGGAAGAACATTTACGCTGTCCATGGGGCGACAGTCAAGATAATTTAATGCAGCAATATCACGACCGTGAGTGGGGCAAACTCAATCTAGATGAACAATATCTCTATGAGATGCTAGTTTTGGAACTGTTTCAATCTGGACTTAATTGGTCTGTTGTCTTGCATAAACGGGAAAATTTTCGGCGTGCCTTCAAAAATTTTGTTCCTGAAGAAGTTGCCCAAATGACCGATGAAGACATTGCAATTCTAATGCAAGATAAGTCCATTATTCGTAACCACCAAAAAATTACCGCTGCCATTAAAAATGCCAAGGCAATTCTAGTTATCGAAGCAAAATATGGCAGCTTTGGCCGCTATTTGCAGGAGTTTATCAGGACGCCGCTAATCCACCACCCTCAGGCAATGACCGATGTACCAACAACTAATGACGTTGCTAAGCAACTAGCCAAGCAATTAAAAAAGGATGGCTTTTCCTTTGTTGGTCCTGTTGTAATTTATTCTTACTTACAAGGTATTGGTCTGATTAATGACCATTTGG
The sequence above is a segment of the Lactobacillus sp. ESL0677 genome. Coding sequences within it:
- a CDS encoding aldose epimerase family protein produces the protein MKDVHGIISEFDEYQGHKIQKLSLTNANGVTLSLLTLGSTIYEIKVPSKKGTHNIVLNYYHSKDYLANPFYVCMAIGRTAGRIMNGQIVLDGQTTQLPQNEGTTTLHGGPTGFNSQIWRGKIISTAEGDAIEMSHLQKDDGYPGELQVKIIYTLSSDDIVGIKYNATSTADTVFNPTQHVYFNLGIDDTITRQVLKVNAAQIQELDNNKIPTGKQISVGHTPFDFQQPTSLGKAIAGMSDTAEKGFDDIFAVKPDDDNLIAKLVDPETDTSVGIESDRNGLVMFTANSFTKDEMNLIRTNGVGQPYEGIALEPQTLAKAGSARDFSAIELKKGEEKSYIIKYHLRYEK
- a CDS encoding DNA-3-methyladenine glycosylase I codes for the protein MEEHLRCPWGDSQDNLMQQYHDREWGKLNLDEQYLYEMLVLELFQSGLNWSVVLHKRENFRRAFKNFVPEEVAQMTDEDIAILMQDKSIIRNHQKITAAIKNAKAILVIEAKYGSFGRYLQEFIRTPLIHHPQAMTDVPTTNDVAKQLAKQLKKDGFSFVGPVVIYSYLQGIGLINDHLETCPFKYHG